TGGAAAAACTCATCATATACAACGTGTTCTGAGGTCGCTGACTGAACAAGGTCGGAAGTGGGTCGCCGCGATAGCGAAATTCGCTGTCGTAATCATCCTCAACAATCCAAAACTGCTGCTCGGCAGCCATGTGTAACAATTGTTGCCTGCGAGGTTCGGACATAATGACTCCAACCGCACACTGATGCGATGGCGTAACATAGACAAGCTTGGACCCCGGATGAATCTGGTCTGCGCATAACCCGTACTCGTCAACTGGAACGGAGACAACCTGCATACGCCGATACTTCATTGCCATCCAGGCAGCAGGGAAGCCAGGATCTTCTACAGAAACGGTATCCCCTTCATGTAAAAGGGCTTGGGCGATCAGATCGATGCTATGTTGTGCACCTGAGGTTAACATGATTTGATCGATATTTACATGAATGCCCCGTTCAAGTGACAAGTAACGTTGAATCTGTTCTCGTAGCGGTTGGTATCCATAGGCATTGCCATAAGCCCAACTGTCCAGATTCGTTTCTGTGGAAGCCTGTAAAAACGAACGCCTCCAAATTTTTTGAAAATGTTCGTCCAGATATGGCTCATGGGGACTGAAATCGACCTCAACCTTTTGACGATCTCTGTCCCCGAACCAACCTTGCAAATGACCGATTGTAGCGTTTAATAAAGGCAATTCGGGAGGGGCAGGTCCTTCGGGCGCAGCAACCTCTAAAGGACGAGTTGCATAAATCCATTCGCTAACTCTCGTTCCACCGCGGCGAGAGGTGACAGTGTAGCCGCGGCTGAATAACTCCTCATAAACAATCTGTATGGTTGAACGGGAAACGCCAATTAGAGAAGCGAGTTCGCGGGAGGGTAGTAGCAATTCACCTGGCTGCCATTTTCCAGAGGTAATATTATGGATCGCTTGGTCCAGCAGTTGCTGCCAGATTGGACGCTTGTCATCTCGGTTTACGGTTAGCATTCATTCACCTTCAGTATTTTTGATGGAATTTAATAACAATCCATTGGTTGATATGCTAACATGGCAAACATTTTTTTTGCAACAAGACGGTTGGGGGACGACTTTTTCTTAAGACATTTTGAAATTGTCACAAATCGTTTCTATTTCCTGTGACCAGAATCACATGTGCATGCGTGAACCTCCCGTACACTTGAAATATAGAAAGAACGAAGCACTTCAAGGAGGTTCTACAATGTTAAGCCAAAAAACCATTGAAATCATAAAATCAACCGTTCCTGTACTAGAGGTGCACGGAACTGCCATTACAAAACGTTTTTATCAAATGATGTTTGCCAAGCACCCTGAGCTTCTTAATATTTTCAACCATGCCAATCAAAAGCAGGGAAGACAGCAAACAGCTCTGGCCAATGCGGTGTATGCTGCGGCTTTGTATATTGATAAGCTGGAAACAATTTTGCCTGTTGTGAAGCAGATTGGACACAAGCACCGCAGCTTGGGAGTAAAGGCCGAACACTACCCAATCGTCGGGGAAAACCTGCTTGCTGCGATCAAGGACGTACTTGGGGATGCCGCTACGGACGAGATTTTACAGGCGTGGGCAGAAGCGTATGGCGTCATTGCGGATGCCTTCATCGGTGTAGAACACGAAATGTATGAAGAGGCGAGCGGGCAGCCCGGAGGATGGGGAGATTTCAGAGAGTTTATCGTCCAACGCAAGGTGAAGGAAAGTGACGTAATCACTTCCTTCTATCTGGTTCCGGCAGATGGTCAACCGATTTCCAGCTATGAGCCAGGGCAGTATATCAGCGTCAAGGTAGAATTACCGGGTGAGGAATTTACTCACATTCGCCAGTACAGTCTCTCTGATGCGCCAGGGAATGCGTACTACCGCATTTCTGTCAAACGCGAGGATGCGATGCAGGATAAGCCAGCAGGAAAAGTATCCGTTTATTTGTCTGAAGAAGTGAAGGAAGGAGATAGCCTGCAGCTGTCTGCTCCGGCAGGAGATTTTACCTTGCAGCAAGAGGACAGCCGTCCGGTTGTGCTGCTCAGTGGCGGTGTAGGATTGACCCCAATGATCAGCATGCTGAACACACTGATCAAATCGGGAACAGACCGTCCGATCACCTTCATTCACGCAGCCAAAAACGGAAAAGTGCATGCCATGAGGCAGGCAGTGGAGGAGCTGGCCGCAAAACATCCACAGCTTTCTGTTCACTGGTGCTATACACAGCCGACCGAACAAGATCGATTGAACGGTGCTTTCCAGAAAGAAGGATATATCGATTTGCCGTGGCTGCAAAAGGTCATCGATACAAAAGAGGCGAGCTACTATTTCTGTGGTCCAATTCCATTCATGAAGACGATCAACGGTGCTCTGTTGGAATGGGGAGTGCCAGCAGAAGACATTCATTTTGAGTTTTTTGGTCCGGCAGCGACCTTGGCATAAAGAGGCTCTCACGAAAAAAACTCAAGCTTACTCGCGATTCGCAGCTTGAGCCCGCAGCAGTCGATTTACCGTCTCGCGGCGAAGCCCGATGAGTTGACCAATTTCATCCTGAGTCAGTAACTCCGAAAGCGAGGCGACAGGGATGAATGACTGAAACCAAAGCTGGAGCTTGCGAAGCTTTTCAGCAGGAGAGACTTCGGTCAGTTGGTCGATACGCTGCTGCATCATCCGTAGCTTCCCTTGCAGCTGTAGCGCGATATCACGACACTTTTCAGGATTGTCATCCAGATGGCGATACCAATCCGGGGCAGACAGCACTTCGATCTCACAGGTCACGAGAGCGATTGCTGTCCCGTAATAGGGATTCGGGCTCATCAATGAATGATGCGGAATGATCTCATCTGGAACGATGATGTTGACCAGCGTCAATGCTCCGTCTGCATGTACCCGAACGATTTTTAACAGACCGCTCTTCAGATGATAGAGCGGTCCTGTTTCTCCTTGTCGAAACAGGACTTCTCCCTTGTGCAGGATCATGGGTTTCTCCTCGATTCTCTACGTTTTTCTCTAGCAATTATAGCAAGCCCGGCAAGAGGAAGTAAGCAAGCGTAAAAAGCAGTTTGCCGCTTTTTTAGGCTTGCTACAGCAATAATGCCTTTTGCTATAATGGGGAAATCACAGATGGATAAAGGGAGTTGTCTGATGCTCAACTTTTTTACATGGGTCGGCTTCGTAGTGGGGGTACTCACGCTCGGATTGATTGGCTATGTGGCTTACCGCTACTGGTACCATATGGGACAGCTTCCGAAGCCGGAGTTTCGTCATCTGGACACGAAAAAGCCAATGCCTGCCGACTGGAGTCATGATGAGGTTACATTTACATGGATCGGCCACTCGACGATTCTGTTGAATATGTTTGGTACGAAAATACTGACGGATCCGGTTTTGGGCGAGAAGCTCGGGATTAAGCTTGCGGGTGTCCATTTTGGTCCCAAACGCTTTACGCCTCCTGCCCTCGACTTTGCTGAAATTGGTGAGGTAGATATCATTTTGCTCTCGCATGCCCATTTGGATCATGTCGATCTGCCTACCTTGCAGAAATTAGCGAATCGCTCCACACATGTCATTACAGCGCACCAGACGAGCAAACTGTTCAAGCATATGCCATTTGGTTCATATGAGGAAATGCAGCCGGGAGAAGTCATTACAACCAAAGAAGGAATGACGATTACGGCGATTCCTGTCCGACACTGGGGCAACCGCTTTCCATGGAATCATGAGTATGGCTACAACGGCTATATGATTGAGAAAAATGGCGTGCGTATCCTCTATCCAGGCGATACGGCTTATATCTCCATGGAAAATTTGCCGAAGCAATTCGGGCCTATTGATCTGGTGTTCATGCCGATCGGCGCCTACAAGCCGGACTCTTATCAAGCCGCGCATTGTACGCCAGAGCAAGCATGGCAGATGTTCAAGGAGACCAAAGCCAAGTGGCTGGTGCCTATTCACTGGAATACGTTTGTGCTCTCGCGTGAGCCAGTTGATGAGCCGTTCGAGCGTTTGTTGGCAGCAGCGGGGGACGAGAGGGATAGGATCGTTGTTGAAAAACAAGGGGAGACGTTTTCGATCCCTGTTCAATAGGTGTGAAAAGTTGGCGACTGCTTATATGGCAGTCGCTTTTCTAACGATATGAATAAATGGGGAGGGAATAGCTACCTTATTATAGAAATATTTTTATCGAAGGAGTTTTTTGAGGAGGGGTACATATGACAAAAGCATTGCCACAACGCTGGGATATGGATGCAATTTTTCCTGGTGGCAGTGAATCAGAGGATTTTCGAGCGTTTTTAGGGACTGTGGAAGGGGATATTGCGAACCTAAAAGCGCGTTTCGAGCAATCTGGCGCTGGTTTGCATGAAACAGTCGCTTTCAAGGAAGTGATCACTCATGTTCAAAGCATTGCAGTCCGTGTGAGACAAGCAGGTGCATTTATTTCCTGCCTGACTGCTCAAAATGTAAAGGATGAGCCAGCCAAGCTGCTGGGTGGTCGTGTAAAGAGTATCTCGGCTGCGTTTGGTGCAGTATTGACGCGCTGGGAAGAGCAACTGCTGGCTATCGACGAGGCTGCATGGGAGAATCTGTTGGCAGACGAAGACTTGCAA
This genomic stretch from Brevibacillus brevis harbors:
- a CDS encoding PLP-dependent aminotransferase family protein, whose amino-acid sequence is MLTVNRDDKRPIWQQLLDQAIHNITSGKWQPGELLLPSRELASLIGVSRSTIQIVYEELFSRGYTVTSRRGGTRVSEWIYATRPLEVAAPEGPAPPELPLLNATIGHLQGWFGDRDRQKVEVDFSPHEPYLDEHFQKIWRRSFLQASTETNLDSWAYGNAYGYQPLREQIQRYLSLERGIHVNIDQIMLTSGAQHSIDLIAQALLHEGDTVSVEDPGFPAAWMAMKYRRMQVVSVPVDEYGLCADQIHPGSKLVYVTPSHQCAVGVIMSEPRRQQLLHMAAEQQFWIVEDDYDSEFRYRGDPLPTLFSQRPQNTLYMMSFSKMIAPGIRISAIVGPKEAIRQLAHVHELTYRHLPIMEQLTLTHFIEHGHFMRHMRRVRNVYRRRHEAMTKAIITTGLVEHFTLSGVETGLHILLEADQSFDEKAATILALEKGIRVYPLSKYCLRCDRKGWVLGFAKVDESTIQEGIFRLAEIIRFYQV
- the hmpA gene encoding NO-inducible flavohemoprotein, encoding MLSQKTIEIIKSTVPVLEVHGTAITKRFYQMMFAKHPELLNIFNHANQKQGRQQTALANAVYAAALYIDKLETILPVVKQIGHKHRSLGVKAEHYPIVGENLLAAIKDVLGDAATDEILQAWAEAYGVIADAFIGVEHEMYEEASGQPGGWGDFREFIVQRKVKESDVITSFYLVPADGQPISSYEPGQYISVKVELPGEEFTHIRQYSLSDAPGNAYYRISVKREDAMQDKPAGKVSVYLSEEVKEGDSLQLSAPAGDFTLQQEDSRPVVLLSGGVGLTPMISMLNTLIKSGTDRPITFIHAAKNGKVHAMRQAVEELAAKHPQLSVHWCYTQPTEQDRLNGAFQKEGYIDLPWLQKVIDTKEASYYFCGPIPFMKTINGALLEWGVPAEDIHFEFFGPAATLA
- a CDS encoding Crp/Fnr family transcriptional regulator, coding for MILHKGEVLFRQGETGPLYHLKSGLLKIVRVHADGALTLVNIIVPDEIIPHHSLMSPNPYYGTAIALVTCEIEVLSAPDWYRHLDDNPEKCRDIALQLQGKLRMMQQRIDQLTEVSPAEKLRKLQLWFQSFIPVASLSELLTQDEIGQLIGLRRETVNRLLRAQAANRE
- a CDS encoding MBL fold metallo-hydrolase, with product MLNFFTWVGFVVGVLTLGLIGYVAYRYWYHMGQLPKPEFRHLDTKKPMPADWSHDEVTFTWIGHSTILLNMFGTKILTDPVLGEKLGIKLAGVHFGPKRFTPPALDFAEIGEVDIILLSHAHLDHVDLPTLQKLANRSTHVITAHQTSKLFKHMPFGSYEEMQPGEVITTKEGMTITAIPVRHWGNRFPWNHEYGYNGYMIEKNGVRILYPGDTAYISMENLPKQFGPIDLVFMPIGAYKPDSYQAAHCTPEQAWQMFKETKAKWLVPIHWNTFVLSREPVDEPFERLLAAAGDERDRIVVEKQGETFSIPVQ